Proteins from a single region of Deinococcus malanensis:
- a CDS encoding LLM class flavin-dependent oxidoreductase encodes MSVSVPLSVLDLIPMPSGHDAARAVHDSLQLAQHAETLGYQRYWVAEHHNMAAVASSVPLAMLAAVSQVTHHIRLGSGGVMLPNHAPLAVAEGYRLLSALAPGRVDLGLGRAPGTDGRTARALRGAAGLMEQPFEAQLAELISFGHGIFPDGHPFDGTLAAPAGEGLFPPLWILSSSGYGSRVAAGIGAGLAFAWHINPSTQDAALAARIYREAFRPSASFAQPRVIVAASVICAPTQEEADELTLPLGLMFLRLRRGETGPFPSVEEAQAYPYTPQERAVVEASRARVVAGDPATVATRLHALVRETGADELMITTMTHDPHVRRHSYSLLMEAMQMPAPP; translated from the coding sequence ATGAGTGTCTCCGTGCCCCTGTCCGTACTGGACCTGATTCCGATGCCTTCAGGACATGACGCCGCGAGGGCGGTGCACGATTCGCTGCAGCTGGCGCAGCACGCCGAAACCCTGGGATACCAGCGTTACTGGGTGGCCGAGCACCACAACATGGCGGCCGTGGCCTCCAGTGTGCCACTGGCCATGCTGGCGGCCGTGTCGCAGGTCACGCACCACATCCGGCTCGGTTCAGGTGGAGTGATGCTGCCCAACCACGCGCCGCTGGCAGTCGCCGAAGGATACCGGCTGCTCTCGGCGCTGGCGCCGGGGCGGGTGGATCTGGGGCTGGGCCGCGCGCCAGGAACCGATGGTCGCACCGCCCGGGCCCTGCGAGGCGCCGCCGGCCTGATGGAGCAGCCGTTCGAGGCCCAGCTGGCCGAGCTGATTTCCTTTGGCCACGGCATCTTTCCGGACGGCCACCCGTTTGACGGCACGCTGGCCGCACCCGCGGGCGAAGGGCTGTTTCCACCGCTGTGGATTCTGAGCAGCAGTGGCTACGGGTCCAGGGTCGCCGCCGGGATTGGCGCAGGACTGGCGTTTGCGTGGCACATCAATCCAAGCACCCAGGACGCCGCACTGGCCGCACGCATCTACCGCGAGGCGTTCCGGCCGTCGGCGTCCTTCGCGCAGCCCCGCGTGATCGTGGCCGCCAGCGTGATCTGCGCGCCGACCCAGGAGGAAGCCGACGAACTGACCCTCCCGCTCGGTTTGATGTTTCTGCGCCTGCGCCGGGGTGAAACCGGGCCGTTTCCCTCGGTGGAAGAAGCACAGGCTTATCCGTATACCCCACAGGAACGCGCCGTGGTCGAGGCCTCGCGCGCCAGAGTGGTGGCCGGCGACCCGGCCACAGTGGCCACCCGGCTTCACGCTCTGGTTCGCGAGACCGGAGCCGACGAACTGATGATCACGACCATGACCCATGATCCGCACGTCCGCCGGCATTCATATTCCCTGCTGATGGAAGCCATGCAAATGCCAGCGCCTCCCTAA
- a CDS encoding isoprenylcysteine carboxyl methyltransferase family protein gives MKARTLAPWLTGAIAVQRLLELRVARANERWARDRGAQEYGQGHYPLFFVLHPAWMLALLLEGRAATGRVNLWALLLFVLAQPLRMWVIRSLGRYWNTRILIIPGGKRLTHGPFRYLKHPNYAVVALELATAPLAVGAGRTALAFSVLNAALLMLIRIPAEERALAAYRNQS, from the coding sequence ATGAAGGCCCGGACCCTCGCCCCCTGGTTGACTGGGGCTATCGCCGTGCAGCGCCTGCTGGAACTCCGGGTGGCCCGCGCCAACGAGCGCTGGGCGAGAGACCGGGGAGCGCAGGAGTACGGGCAGGGGCATTATCCGTTGTTCTTCGTGCTGCACCCGGCCTGGATGCTGGCCCTGCTGCTTGAGGGCCGCGCCGCGACCGGCCGGGTCAACCTCTGGGCCCTGCTGCTGTTTGTCCTGGCGCAGCCCCTGCGTATGTGGGTAATCCGCAGCCTCGGACGCTACTGGAACACCCGGATTCTTATCATTCCCGGCGGCAAGCGGCTCACGCATGGGCCCTTCCGGTATCTCAAGCATCCCAACTACGCGGTGGTGGCCCTGGAACTGGCCACGGCGCCGCTGGCTGTAGGCGCGGGGCGCACTGCACTGGCCTTCAGTGTGCTGAATGCGGCGCTGCTCATGCTGATCCGCATTCCGGCCGAGGAACGTGCCCTGGCTGCATACCGAAATCAGTCCTGA
- a CDS encoding MFS transporter, translating into MQARSAVTAPVARHATAIAVAVTAGHFINDAYSAMLTPLTPALQAKYGVSIAAVTLLSSVYSLTSSVLQPLLGILGERVDRRYAAALGPLLTGLGLTMMGFVPWFGALVLLVAVAGFGSGFFHPAGAAYVAQHSPPDKRGLWASLFSAGGTGGMALGPVFAGVGLTHLPWFALIGIVLAAVTFAVTPSGRQQSKRVGMREYAGIFRGPIVWLWGMAVLRSLASMGYNAMLPFMLLAKGFGAREVGVTLAVYSVASALGGILGGRYSDRFGRTPVLRAAILTTIPFFAALILSSPTNWWFYPLTFLVGAAVNASIPVGVVTAQEYAPGHVAVASSIMMGFSWGFAGLLVFLVGALADATTPQAAAMASLALLVPSALIAYRLPEPARAEFR; encoded by the coding sequence ATGCAGGCACGCAGCGCCGTCACCGCTCCGGTCGCCCGGCACGCCACCGCTATTGCCGTCGCGGTGACGGCCGGACACTTTATCAATGATGCTTACAGCGCCATGCTCACCCCACTGACCCCCGCGCTGCAGGCCAAATATGGCGTCAGCATCGCGGCCGTGACCTTGCTGTCCAGCGTGTATTCGCTGACCAGCAGTGTGCTGCAGCCCCTGCTGGGCATCCTGGGCGAGCGCGTTGACCGCCGCTACGCTGCCGCGCTGGGTCCGCTGCTGACGGGCCTGGGCCTGACCATGATGGGCTTCGTTCCCTGGTTCGGGGCCCTGGTGCTGCTGGTGGCGGTGGCCGGGTTCGGCAGCGGATTTTTTCACCCGGCGGGGGCTGCGTACGTCGCGCAGCACAGCCCGCCCGACAAACGGGGACTGTGGGCCAGCCTGTTCAGCGCGGGGGGTACCGGGGGCATGGCCCTGGGCCCGGTGTTCGCGGGGGTGGGGCTGACCCACCTGCCGTGGTTCGCACTGATCGGGATCGTCCTTGCGGCAGTGACCTTCGCCGTGACCCCCAGTGGGCGGCAGCAGTCCAAACGCGTCGGCATGCGGGAGTACGCCGGGATCTTCCGGGGCCCCATCGTGTGGCTGTGGGGCATGGCAGTGCTGCGGTCTCTGGCCAGCATGGGCTACAACGCCATGCTGCCATTCATGCTGCTGGCCAAGGGATTCGGCGCGCGGGAAGTGGGCGTCACCCTGGCCGTGTATTCGGTGGCCAGTGCCCTGGGAGGCATTCTCGGTGGCCGTTACAGCGACCGCTTTGGCCGGACGCCCGTACTGCGGGCCGCTATTCTGACCACCATCCCGTTTTTCGCCGCGCTTATTCTGAGCAGCCCCACAAACTGGTGGTTCTATCCCCTGACCTTTCTGGTGGGTGCGGCGGTCAACGCCAGCATTCCGGTCGGCGTGGTCACGGCGCAGGAGTACGCGCCGGGCCACGTGGCGGTGGCGAGCAGCATCATGATGGGGTTTTCCTGGGGATTCGCCGGCCTGCTGGTGTTTCTGGTGGGCGCGCTGGCCGACGCGACCACCCCACAGGCGGCCGCAATGGCCAGCCTTGCGCTGCTGGTTCCCAGTGCCCTGATTGCCTACCGCCTGCCTGAGCCGGCCAGGGCCGAGTTCAGGTAG
- the meaB gene encoding methylmalonyl Co-A mutase-associated GTPase MeaB: MSPTDTLLERYRSGDLRALARGITLAEAGLDAARPLLRAARERSGRAGARRAVVVGVTGSPGSGKSTLTDALIAALRARGQRVAVLAVDPSSPYSGGAILGDRIRMLRHHADSGVFVRSLASRGALGGLSARTMQVLALMDGAGFDWVILETVGVGQSEVDVAAACDHTLLVLTPAGGDGVQAFKAGIMEIADVIAVNKSDLPASDRTVRELMAAQGLGAHDEHTWMAPIRKTIASKGEGVDGVIAAVEKHRAWLAEEGLQTRRERRAEFEVRSLVQERLLQRARSAAHDLYARVARGELDADAAADSLLTGKV; this comes from the coding sequence GTGAGCCCAACCGACACCCTGCTGGAGCGTTACCGCTCGGGCGACCTGCGTGCCCTGGCACGTGGCATTACCCTGGCCGAAGCGGGTCTGGACGCGGCCCGACCGTTGCTCCGCGCGGCGCGTGAGCGGTCGGGCCGCGCTGGCGCACGCCGTGCGGTCGTGGTCGGCGTAACCGGCAGCCCTGGCAGTGGAAAAAGCACCCTGACCGACGCGCTGATTGCCGCCCTGCGCGCCCGTGGACAGCGGGTCGCCGTGCTGGCCGTGGACCCCAGCAGCCCCTACAGTGGCGGCGCCATTCTGGGTGACCGCATCCGGATGCTGCGCCACCACGCCGACAGCGGCGTATTTGTGCGGTCCCTGGCCAGCCGGGGAGCGCTGGGCGGACTCTCGGCGCGCACCATGCAGGTGCTGGCCCTGATGGACGGCGCTGGCTTCGACTGGGTGATTCTGGAGACCGTGGGGGTCGGCCAGAGCGAGGTCGATGTTGCCGCGGCCTGTGACCATACCCTGCTGGTCCTCACGCCGGCCGGGGGCGACGGGGTGCAGGCGTTCAAGGCCGGCATTATGGAAATTGCCGACGTGATCGCCGTAAACAAGAGCGATTTGCCTGCCTCCGACCGCACCGTCCGTGAATTGATGGCGGCGCAGGGTCTCGGGGCCCACGACGAGCACACCTGGATGGCTCCCATCCGCAAGACCATCGCCTCCAAAGGCGAGGGGGTGGACGGCGTGATTGCGGCTGTGGAAAAGCACCGCGCCTGGCTGGCCGAAGAAGGTCTGCAGACCCGGCGGGAGCGCCGAGCGGAATTTGAGGTGCGGTCACTGGTGCAGGAGCGGCTGTTGCAGCGGGCCCGCAGCGCGGCCCATGACCTGTATGCCCGCGTGGCGCGCGGCGAGCTGGACGCCGACGCGGCGGCCGATAGCCTGCTGACCGGCAAGGTATGA